Genomic DNA from Bacillota bacterium:
CGACGAAAGTCAAGGTAAAAGCGACTTTACAGGGGGCACAGGCCTGCGCATCCTGTCACAAGGGCGCGAATAGATAAGTAGAAATAATAGCCTTACGAACACCAGGGGGAAACTTTAAACGGTTTCTCCCTTCTTATTTTAAAAGACTGATTGTGGGTAATTCTAAAAGAGGAGGTGGTACACATTGCGTCCTTTATCGCAAATTTTCCTGACCGTATTATTAATCCTGTTTATCGCCAATGCGGCGCGGGCTGATCAGTACCGTGCCGAGCCGCAGGAATGCAGGGTCGTGTGCTACGGCACATATCTTGCCGTTCCTTTTGATGATTTCGCCATCCTTACGGGGAACGGGGCCGGTGTTCTGCGGTTTTACAGCCCGTTCTTTCCACGGCATTCGCGGGAGGTTTCGATACAAAGCCGTCTATCGTCAGGCCAGCCATTTAAGGAAGAACTGGTCAGAAGATGGACTTCCGAAGCCGAGTCCTTCATCCGGAAAACCGGGGCGCAGGCGGAACCGATGAAATGCTGGGGGGCTCCCAATTGGAAGATACTGCTACCTGAAAACGGCGGACCAAGGGTTACGACAAAAGAATTCAGTGACCGAGACCGGGCGAGGATGTATCGGTGGTGGAACGCAGAGCTTGTCGACTTCAGGGCCGCGCCCAGGAGGGGGTGGGACCTTCTGTCCAACCCCGTTTCCGGAAGAGCGGTATACACGCTCCGTTTGTATTCTTCGGGTTATCACCTGGGAGAGTAATGCAAAACAAACTAATCCGGTAGAAAGACAACCCAACGTCTTGCAACAGTCTCCTGCCGGAAGAGCAAGGGGCCGGGCGAACCGGTCTAACGAAAGGACGTGTCACCGGTGCCTTCTTTCGTCCCAGAGGTATTGATGGTACATAAAACCGCACTCGACTACCCACTAGGCAGGGATGTGAAAAAGCGGCTGGAGGACCGGGGCGTACATACGATTGTTTACGACGGGAAAATACCTGCACTGGTCCGGAAATCGTTCAGAGAAGGTTTTCTGTGCAGTAAGAGGATGATGGTTCTCTCCGTCTGGAAGGATCGCGGCTTTCAGACCTGCAGGCCGTCGGCCGATTACCAGTTGCCGCTGGTTTCCGGATGCCCGGGATTGTGCGAGTACTGCTATCTCAATACGAACCTCGGGCGCAGGCCGTATATAAAGATAAACGTTAATGTCGGGGACGTCCTGCGCCGGGCAGGAGAATACGTGAGGGAGCGCCTGCCGGAAGCCACGGTCTTCGAAGGCGCGGCAACGTCGGACCCCGTTGCGGTTGAGGGTTGGACGGGGTCGCTCCGCAGGGCGGTGGAATTCATCGCATCACTCGACGGCGCCGGGTTTCGTTTTGTTACGAAATACACCGACGTTGAGGGACTTACGGGAATCACACACGGCGGCAAGACGGAAATAAGGTTCAGTATTAACTGCGATCCGGTGATCGCGAAGTATGAAACGGGTGTGCCGCGTCTGACTTCGAGGCTCAAAGCCGCCGGGGTTTGCGCCCGCGCCGGGTATCCGGTCGGTTTTTTGGTCGCGCCCATATTCTACTTCGAGGGATGGCGCGGGGAATACAAAAGGATGTTAAGAGCAGCAGCGGAACAACTTGGGAATAACATATCCACCTTTGAACTCATTACCCATCGTTTTACCGTCCGGTCCAGGGATATAATCCGGCAGGCGTACCCGGAAACGCAGGTTCCCCTGGACGAAACGGAGCGCGTTTTCAAGTTCGGACAGTTCGGTTACGGGAAATACGTCTACCCCCCGGAGTTGTACGCTGAAATAAAGGAGTTTTTCACCGCAATAATAGCCGAATTATTTCCACGCGCCAGGATGCTCTATTTCGTCTGACCCTACAAAAAGCCGTAATGGGGTAAACCCGTCAAGGGAAGGCTCCCCCCCGAAGAACGGCGGTTATTTTTACGAAAAAACTTTTGTTCAGCCTTTGATGGGTTGTGGCGCGTCCCGGCACGTGGTACCATGGTTCAAGAAAATATTAGTTGTAAGTCGCGGGTCAAGTCCTCAGTCGGAAGTCCTAAGTCCAGGAAGGAGTCACGAAACGGAGATTGAGTCACCAGTCTTCAGTCGAAATTCCTGAGTCCGAAGAACAGTCACGAGTTGCGGGTCTGGAAGTAAAAGAGATACGGATTATAGTTGCGGGTTCCTGGTTCCGGATTCCTGGTTCCGATTCTTATTCGATATTCTATGTTCTATGTTCTAACTGCTAACTACCGGCTATGAATTCTAACCTTGAACGAATCCATAAGGCTTGCGCTCAAGCTAATAGCGTAAAAAACAGAAAAGCAACCTATCGTAAAGTCTTAAGGCGGGGGATAAGATTGCTGTTTACCACTCTGACGGTTGAAGAGGCGCGGAATAAGGTCAAGGAATGCATAAAACCGTTGCCCGTCGAACGGGTGACGCTCGGTGCGGCATCG
This window encodes:
- the splB gene encoding spore photoproduct lyase, whose translation is MPSFVPEVLMVHKTALDYPLGRDVKKRLEDRGVHTIVYDGKIPALVRKSFREGFLCSKRMMVLSVWKDRGFQTCRPSADYQLPLVSGCPGLCEYCYLNTNLGRRPYIKINVNVGDVLRRAGEYVRERLPEATVFEGAATSDPVAVEGWTGSLRRAVEFIASLDGAGFRFVTKYTDVEGLTGITHGGKTEIRFSINCDPVIAKYETGVPRLTSRLKAAGVCARAGYPVGFLVAPIFYFEGWRGEYKRMLRAAAEQLGNNISTFELITHRFTVRSRDIIRQAYPETQVPLDETERVFKFGQFGYGKYVYPPELYAEIKEFFTAIIAELFPRARMLYFV